Proteins encoded together in one Bos indicus x Bos taurus breed Angus x Brahman F1 hybrid chromosome 28, Bos_hybrid_MaternalHap_v2.0, whole genome shotgun sequence window:
- the LOC113885568 gene encoding 5-hydroxytryptamine receptor 3D-like has product MEKSLPPSLPAASSERKHSVGHLDFDQHGGRCCRLTESFLSSHALQHPTHISLSFTLSVVLEVDAQLQLRTSFLWLNMTSYSVSTRRNPEAYGDIRKLSMAAESLWLLDIFIEEFMRVDQAPAGLMTHVSSEGPEMSSHHEWSASVTWTSSLLPLMNRISHSSEALSSKQVATRCRSSLCVMRPLVPDGFLFVISTFSFFLPAEREHFSWATHLSAHDDGLIPGHWHPAISVSLARTASDGAGQPPGDHVHHLFAVPGSHSHLGGSILCFCTVLT; this is encoded by the coding sequence ATGGAGAAGAGTTTGCCTCCTTCTCTACCTGCTGCTTCAAGTGAGAGGAAACACTCTGTTGGTCACTTGGACTTTGACCAGCATGGAGGTAGATGCTGTCGTTTGACAGAAAGTTTTCTGTCCAGTCATGCTCTACAGCATCCCACTCACATTAGCCTCTCCTTCACCCTGTCTGTTGTCCTGGAAGTGGATGCACAGCTTCAGCTGAGGACATCATTCCTGTGGCTAAATATGACCTCATACAGTGTATCCACCAGGCGGAACCCAGAGGCATATGGGGACATCAGGAAGCTCAGCATGGCGGCTGAGAGCCTGTGGCTTCTAGATATCTTTATTGAGGAGTTCATGCGTGTGGATCAGGCACCTGCAGGTCTCATGACGCATGTCAGCAGTGAAGGTCCAGAAATGAGCAGCCACCATGAGTGGTCCGCATCTGTAACCTGGAcatcttctcttttgcctttgatGAACAGAATTTCACACTCGTCCGAGGCCCTTTCATCTAAACAGGTGGCCACCAGGTGCAGGTCCAGCCTTTGCGTGATGCGTCCTTTGGTCCCCGATGGCTTTTTGTTTGTCATCAGTACCTTCAGCTTCTTCCTGCCAGCAGAAAGAGAGCACTTCTCTTGGGCTACGCATCTTTCTGCTCATGATGATGGACTTATTCCTGGCCACTGGCACCCCGCTATCAGTGTCTCCTTGGCCCGTACTGCCTCTGATGGTGCAGGTCAGCCTCCTGGAGACCACGTTCATCACCTGTTTGCTGTACCTGGCTCTCACTCACACCTTGGTGGCTCCATTCTCTGCTTTTGCACTGTACTGACCTAA